A stretch of the Solanum dulcamara chromosome 6, daSolDulc1.2, whole genome shotgun sequence genome encodes the following:
- the LOC129893331 gene encoding protein yippee-like At5g53940, which produces MGRLFLVDLEGKTYNCKFCKTQLGHVDDLVSKAFHCRRGKAYLFNNVVNITFGPREERTMLSGMHTVTDIFCCCCGQILGWKYETAHEKSQKYKEGKFVLERSRIIDGEVDSEFYIDTRASISDGEDA; this is translated from the exons ATGGGGAGACTATTTTTGGTGGATCTTGAAGGCAAAACTTACAATTGCAAATTCTGCAAAACCCAACTTGGCCATGTTGATGATCTTGTTTCCAAG GCTTTTCATTGTCGCAGGGGAAAAGCATACCTGTTCAATAATGT GGTAAATATAACTTTTGGACCTCGCGAGGAGAGGACGATGCTTTCTGGAATGCACACTGTGACAGATATATTTTGTTGTTGCTGTGGGCAGATTCTTGGCTGGAAATAT GAGACGGCCCATGAGAAAAGCCAGAAGTACAAAGAAGGGAAATTTGTCCTTGAGAG AAGCCGAATCATTGATGGAGAAGTTGATTCTGAATTCTACATTGATACTCGTGCAAGCATAAGTGATGGTGAAGATGCATAA
- the LOC129892610 gene encoding 30S ribosomal protein S20, chloroplastic, which translates to MAGACLSSSCWSFTTKFNTLSLNGPHPNADALRSLSFSANTSLNLFSKGTVSLNPVQMPFRRSIVCEAAPTKKADSAAKRARQAEKRRVYHKAKKSEVKTRMKTVLEALETLKKKPDAQSEEVVSVEKLIAEAYSAIDKAVKVGTLHRNTGARRKSRLARRKKAVEIHHGWYVPAPATEPDLVATA; encoded by the exons ATGGCAGGAGCTTGCTTATCTTCTTCTTGTTGGAGCTTTACTACAAAATTCAACACCCTTTCTCTCAATGGACCACACCCAAATGCTGATGCATTAAGGTCACTCAGTTTTTCTGCTAATACTTCTCTCAATCTCTTCTCTAAAG GGACTGTTTCACTGAATCCGGTGCAAATGCCATTTCGTCGTTCCATCGTTTGTGAAGCTGCTCCAACAAAGAAAGCGGATTCTGCAGCCAAAAGGGCAAGGCAAGCTGAAAAGAGGAGAGTTTACCACAAGGCTAAAAAATCTGAAGTCAAGACTCGGATGAAGACT GTTTTGGAAGCATTGGAgacattgaagaagaaacccGATGCACAGTCAGAGGAAGTTGTTTCGGTTGAAAAGTTGATTGCAGAGGCATATTCCGCAATCGATAAAGCAGTGAAAGTTGGGACACTTCACAGGAACACTGGCGCGAGAAGAAAATCTCGCCTTGCTAGAAGAAAGAAAGCAGTTGAGATCCATCATGGCTGGTATGTTCCTGCTCCAGCCACTGAACCTGATCTTGTAGCCACAGCTTGA